The following coding sequences lie in one Vibrio aerogenes genomic window:
- a CDS encoding methyl-accepting chemotaxis protein codes for MKLSRQLAYLIVSIALGFVLLGLFGLESLRSNLIESRKHEIQSVLSFAKNQVSVYVKQEKQGLITREEAEKKAVEVLSGLRFGASYIWSNDNHAIARVHVRSEKLGQFQKSYQGHIAELRNKDFIIDVGENVKPGTNKKTVKINGVTKIPGWDWVIGYGVYMDDLDATYWSFAYKFIAISVGIVLVVISIVLLIARSILKRLGGEPVYAVEVTNRIAKGDLSEHIEGKFDDESLLGSIVIMQNSLKKMVKSILDGSHHLSNATSDLKQQVSNITRASNGSSDASLSTAASIQEMSICIGEISGSAEKTELNSEKAFEYCASGEELVKHSGEIINEISSQIKKSMEDFNKLSERSNEIGNVVNVIRDIAEQTNLLALNAAIEAARAGEQGRGFAVVADEVRTLASRTEAATSEITETIHIIQKDTDIVAKALQSVLPKVEESVDSSHQVNQMLGDIRTSSSETLDMVREVSVATSEQNKASAELTSHVEMISNMVKETAESIGQCHHTVSELDDLAKELHESISYFNLH; via the coding sequence TTGAAACTTTCAAGGCAGCTAGCTTATCTAATTGTTTCTATAGCTTTAGGGTTTGTTTTGTTGGGTTTGTTTGGATTGGAGTCGTTGCGCTCGAACCTGATCGAAAGTCGTAAACATGAAATTCAGTCTGTTTTGAGTTTTGCGAAAAATCAGGTAAGTGTATATGTCAAACAAGAAAAACAGGGTCTCATCACAAGGGAAGAGGCTGAAAAGAAGGCTGTAGAAGTCCTTTCAGGATTGCGTTTTGGTGCCTCTTACATTTGGTCAAATGATAACCATGCGATTGCCCGTGTTCATGTGCGGTCTGAAAAGTTAGGGCAATTTCAGAAATCTTATCAGGGACATATAGCCGAATTACGTAACAAAGACTTTATTATCGATGTCGGAGAGAATGTAAAGCCGGGAACAAATAAGAAAACAGTTAAAATTAATGGCGTTACAAAAATTCCGGGCTGGGATTGGGTCATTGGTTATGGCGTTTATATGGATGACCTGGATGCGACTTACTGGTCGTTCGCATATAAGTTTATTGCGATTTCCGTTGGTATTGTCCTGGTCGTTATCTCAATCGTTCTGTTAATCGCCAGATCGATTTTGAAACGTCTTGGCGGAGAGCCTGTTTATGCCGTTGAAGTGACCAACCGTATTGCCAAAGGTGATCTTTCTGAACACATTGAAGGAAAATTTGATGATGAGAGCCTGCTTGGTTCGATAGTTATCATGCAGAATTCACTGAAAAAAATGGTAAAAAGTATTCTCGATGGATCCCATCATTTATCAAATGCAACCAGTGATCTGAAGCAACAGGTATCAAACATCACACGTGCGTCGAACGGGTCTTCAGATGCATCTTTGTCTACTGCAGCTTCTATTCAGGAAATGTCAATTTGTATCGGGGAGATTTCCGGTAGTGCCGAGAAGACCGAACTCAATTCAGAAAAGGCGTTTGAGTATTGTGCCAGTGGTGAAGAACTGGTCAAACATTCTGGTGAAATTATCAATGAAATTTCCTCTCAGATTAAAAAGTCAATGGAAGACTTTAATAAGCTGAGTGAGCGTTCCAACGAGATCGGAAATGTCGTGAATGTCATCCGTGATATTGCTGAACAGACTAATCTGCTCGCATTGAATGCTGCAATTGAAGCTGCCCGTGCCGGGGAACAAGGCCGCGGATTTGCTGTCGTTGCTGATGAAGTCAGGACGCTTGCATCAAGAACAGAAGCCGCAACATCTGAAATTACTGAAACCATACATATCATTCAGAAAGATACAGATATTGTAGCGAAGGCCTTACAGTCTGTTTTGCCTAAGGTTGAAGAAAGTGTAGACAGTTCGCATCAGGTCAATCAGATGCTTGGAGACATTCGAACCAGTTCTTCTGAGACGCTGGATATGGTGAGAGAAGTCTCGGTTGCAACCAGTGAGCAGAACAAAGCCTCTGCTGAACTGACCAGCCATGTGGAAATGATTTCAAATATGGTGAAAGAGACAGCAGAATCTATCGGGCAATGCCATCATACGGTGTCTGAACTCGATGATCTGGCAAAAGAGCTCCACGAAAGTATCAGTTACTTTAACCTTCATTAA